The following is a genomic window from Episyrphus balteatus chromosome 1, idEpiBalt1.1, whole genome shotgun sequence.
ACAAACACCGGCCGAAGAAGTttgatcaataaaaaaatcaaggaACTATAAACACAAATTCTCAATACTGGGTTGTCAATTTTTGAGCAGTTGTATCCTAAAAATGGTCCGAGTAACCCAAACGGAAGACGAAATTAAAATCGTTATCGAACTGAATCGTTTGCTAAGCAGAAGACCGGATATTGTGTTATTGCCgaaatatttgaaattcaataacCCTCCAATATTCTTTGAACGCCATCTAACAAACGAAATTGATGAAGCTGAGagtttttgcaaaatatacaaaagCGAAGCTCgtattgttttaattaaaaaaacaaaaggactTTGGCctgatgtttttcaaaaacttaccaAAGAAGAACTCTCCCGCAAACGCATTGAAATCTCAGACCTCATCATCGAAAGGAATAAGGAAAAGGACAAACAGGCTATCGAGAGATATGAGCAGAAAAAACGAGCTGAAATCGACAGGGAGATACGAAGGGATACGGAAATAAGAGAACGTGTTAAAACTTTTGAAAGTCAAGAATGCCGACAAGCAATGATGTTGGGTGTGAAAAAGGAAGCATTCGTTAAGCCCCATgatgagaaaaaaattgaaaggcaaAGAGTGTTAAGTGCAAACATAGTTAATTCAAGGCCGAAAATAAAGCAACCGGTGGAAATACGTGCAActggaaaaatcaattttaacttTTCTCAGTTTACTTCAAAGACACCAAAGAGGGAATCACAGGATGAGCAGAATTGCCCTCAAACAAGTAGTTtggattaattttatttttatacaaaataccttttttccaataaattttccaaattttataaTTCGAAAGTGTTTGTCcttcattctttttttattatttacatatttttgtgaatacactaaaaaaaagttgcttGTTGTTTTGTGGAACCAAGTATTTGGTTTATGGAGCTACTGTCCCATATCGGTTGAATTATGAAATTCAATATATGTATGAAATTCGCGATATGGCGAAATGGTGACAAAGCGAAATGGTGACATAGCgacagggttcggactttacttcaATCGAAGTAtgtagatttacttcgattttgggaaacaaataaaatctacaATGgccggaaaaagtattttgacaaaatgaacctttttctaactgatgagaataatctgttattattatttttttagggaaaaaaatattttgacaaacgctctttttcaacgttggtaaggtaagataatgcatttttcttgtttcaagcccgtataaaactgacagacttgttaaggccccgatatgtaaaaaattgggcaaaacgccggaacttaacattgaaattacctagtgcatcttctgttgcaagtcatattttgggtgtgtctgttaaaaaatctgtggagaactgaatttatcgcgggaaactaaaaattaccaaatatgaaaacacaaaaatataattatactattcaaaatttaccataaatggacaaaaaataaaaaaatacacaaaaaaaaatacaaccacTAGATTAgaaaggttttttggaaaagatcattataaaaaagtaaagaaaaataattttgttgaaaaataattttttttagaataaatttttgtaaatctaagagtttaatttgaaatctacttccgaaattttggatctactccacttttttttcaaatttgcttcgaaattttgaaactgaagtccgaaccctgcaTAGCGACATGTCGCGAAATGATGACATGGCAACACAGCGATATGACGAAATGGTGACATGGCGACTTAGCGATAAGCTGACATGATGCCATGGTGACATAGCGATATGACGAGATGGTGACAAAGTGACATGGCGAAATGGTGACATAGCGACATAGCGAAATGGTGATATAGCGAAATGGTAACATGGCAACATAGCGAAATGATGACATGCTGACATGGCACCTTAGTGATATGGCGAAATGATGACATGGCGAAATagcgacatggtgacatggcgacatgacGACATGGCGACATATCGATTTGGCGAATGGAGAAGAAGACTGGCAATCtcttatcattttaaaaacgataaaaaaaaagttttgacttaaactttttaagtgacccagaaaaaatattaatgaataatttataattataagaaaaatgcaTTCAGCATTCTGGTGccggtttttctgttcaaaTTAGTGGTTTATTACTCTAGATATACTTAACTTATACATACAAATTAATACctacttttcacgagtcgactCGTCTGAACGAAAACCGCAGGTGACTAAACTGACAATCCCCATAGAAGAATCCTAGTCAACTTCAGCCTTGAGATATATTGTGCCGTTTAAATCGACTCGTGGAAAGGCAGCATAAAAATTGACGTTTTCATCTTCTGATTTTCAAATCTAGAGTTTTTCAACTTTAGATATTGCGCATTTTCGAAAACTCGTTGCCTCGTGcgtcttttttcaaaatcgtaacATTGcttcaaacaattttgttgtttgaaatttttaaaatcgtcaaCGAAATGCATCTGCTCCCTGATCTTAGGTTTCAGGCTACtaagatttttaaaacttttttaaaggcacgaattttggaaaataaaaaatgtaaattaaacataaaattcgtttttccatggaataaaactattttcttaaataaatttagacTACAAAACACTGTTGCCAGAGCCAgctatttatcgccaaacatgctccttgaacttttaaatcacttcttaaaattttgaattggaGATTTAAGGCTCCTTTAATATCAAAGCATTTTACAGCAAAAATCCACCAAAAATGTGAACAGACAACCAAGTTGcgtagatttttcaaaaaataaacagcTTGATTTCCTTCATTTATGCATTTttagtgtttgtttttttgaaattttattttttattcataatttttagaaaaatttctttgattttcaatttttcgaaaacagtgaatcgaaaaattaaaaatcaaaaaaattaatgaaaaaatttgggtttaatttatataaaagtcTAGTCtttcttttgtcaaaaaatgtaaattttcaattaattaaatcattaagtgcaatagatattgaaaaaattgaaacacagaagaaaactacaaaaaaaggtgatgattttaaattttattaggaaagatattttttctttgttttcaatttaaatatttaacaacaGAGAACAACAAACATCTTAAAGTTAAATCTTTATTCCAAAAGTTGCATGgatgtatgtatttataaagCTTATGAAATCGCtgataatttttcaactctctTCAATAGCGGTGAGTCTTCATGGTATTCTAGTTTATTAACTGCAAAATCTCCCG
Proteins encoded in this region:
- the LOC129906052 gene encoding uncharacterized protein LOC129906052, whose protein sequence is MVRVTQTEDEIKIVIELNRLLSRRPDIVLLPKYLKFNNPPIFFERHLTNEIDEAESFCKIYKSEARIVLIKKTKGLWPDVFQKLTKEELSRKRIEISDLIIERNKEKDKQAIERYEQKKRAEIDREIRRDTEIRERVKTFESQECRQAMMLGVKKEAFVKPHDEKKIERQRVLSANIVNSRPKIKQPVEIRATGKINFNFSQFTSKTPKRESQDEQNCPQTSSLD